Within Candidatus Hydrogenedentota bacterium, the genomic segment ACCCTGACCCTGACGGACTACAAGCAGTACCTGGACAAGCACTGGCGTCCGGGAAAGATGGAGATGATCAACCACCAGAACGGCAAGTCCACCCTGCTTGAGTGGAAGAACTACCAGTTCCGCGCCGGGCTGACGGAGCGCGACTTTGATCAGAACAGCCTCAAGAATGTGCGGTAACAAGCCGCGCCGCCTTTTCAGCATGCCGCACCGCCTCCCCGTTCGGGGGGCGGCGCTGGCGTTTTTGCTCCTGGCCCTTCCGGCGTTCGCCGGGGACTGGTCGGGCAGCCTGACGGGGGAGGGGCGGGTTTTCCCCACGCCGCCGCGCGACGGCGACCAGCACAGCCACAGCCTGTCCCTCTCGGGGACGGCCACCTGGGTCCATGAGTGGCCGGACAGCGGCCAGCGGCTGGTGCTCACGCCCTTCGGGCGGCTGGACCAGCATGACAACTGGCGGACCCACGCGGACCTGCGCGAGTTTTACTGGCAGAAGAGCGCCTCCAAATGGGAGCTGACCCTGGGCCTGCGCAAGATTCACTGGGGGGTCACAGAGTCGCAGAACCTGGTGGACATCATCAACCAGCGGGACAACATCGAGGGGCTGGGCTCCAAGGAGAAGCTGGGCCAGCCCATGGCCAACCTCACTCTCATCAACCCCTGGGGCAACCTCGACTTTTTCGTCATGCCCTATTTCCGGGAGAAGACCTTTGCCGGCAGGCATGGCCGCTTCCGCATGCCCGTGCCGGTTGTCCATGACCCGGTCTATGAGTCCGGCGCCGAAGAATGGAACACGGACCTGGCCCTGCGCTACTCGCACTACATCGGCAGTTGGGATTTCGGCCTCTCCTATTTCCGGGGCACCAGCCGCGACCCGCGCTACCTGCCCAAGATCGGGCCGGTGCTGCTCACCCCCGACTCGCCCTACGCCAACTGGTCCGGCTCCAGCATCAACTCGCCCATCACCCGGCTATTCCTCTCCCTGCCCTTCTCGCGGCTCGTGCCCTATTACGACCAGATAGACCAGGCCGGGCTGGATCTCCAGTACACCGGCGGCAACTGGATTTGGAAACTCGAAACCATTTTCCGCAGCGGCATGGCCAAGGACTACGCCGCGGCCACCGCCGGGGTCGAGTACACCTTCCACGGCGTCTTCGGTTCCGACGCCGACCTGGGGGCCATCCTCGAGTACAACTGGGACAGCCGGGGCATGCAGGCCCTGACAAACTTCCAGAACGACTTCTTCGTCGGCGGACGCCTCGCCATGAACGACGTGAACAACAGCTCGCTCCTCGGCGGCGTCATCGTGGACGCCGAGTCCGGCGCGCTGGCCCTGGGTCTGGAGGCCGAGCGGCGCCTGGGCGAGGACTGGAAACTCAGCATCGAGACCCGCTTCTTCGTCAACGTCCCCGCCGACGACCTGCTCACCTTCGTTCGAAAGGACGACATGATTCAGGCCGAGCTCACCTGGTATTTCTGAGACGGGCCACCCAAAACCTGCCTATCCAATGACGGCCTCAATACTCAGCAGACTTTGCCCTTCTTGGGGACCCATATCGCCGAAGTGCCATCACCGAACGGCTCGGCCTGTCCATTCAAGTACCTCATGGCGACCCATCCACTGACCAGCGCGTCCAGAGCGTCCTCATACTTTTTCAGGTGGGCGAGACACCGCACTTCGGGGTGGCGGGGCAGGCGAAGCGGAATATCCCCGATGTGTTGCCCAAGGGCGCACAGGATTCGGTCAAACTGTTCCAGCAGCAACCGCGTTCTTTCGGGAACCGTTGTTCCCTTCCAGTAGCGGCCGGCCTTGCCTGCCTTATAGGGGACTCTTTCGTCCACGTCGAGCAGACGAAGCAACGCGGGGTGCGGATACACCTCAATCAGGCACCCGGACGTTCCGGGCGCCACCTCGGCTGTGGCCACCTTAAATCCATGCCCGCCAAAATCACGGGTAAGCTTCGCCCCCAATGGACCGGGCCGGACCGAATTTGGCGTGTGGGTTCCGCATTTTCTTCCCCCGAACCTCTTCGACACGGCGTCATCGGAGATTCTACGGCCCTTTATTGGGCAGGTGGCCACCGGCATGTCAATGGCGACCACATCCACGCTTTGGGTGTTCGCGATTTGTGCGGCGGCGGAAAGCAGGGCGGGGATGTCAGGCGCGCTTCCGTGAAAGGTTCCATTCCAGTCAACCGCCACGCCGTTTGCAAGGCCCAGAAAACTCTGATAGCTTGGTGCCAGGGCCGCACACCGCCAATGGCACCCCTCACCAACCAAAAGGGCAACGCCTGTCGGTTGCTTGTCGGTCCATGCGGCATCAAGGGCAAGTACGGTGGTCATGGGGTCTCCAGCAGTCTCGTCATCATATGGCACTCTTTCAACGCCTTGCTTCAAAGGAGAAGGAATCCCCCCCTGCCCCCCCGCAAGCAGGGGGGGATGCGTTAGTGTAAGGCGGTTGGGGGGAACAGGCAAATAATTCCGGGTACAGCCACCGGTGCGGAGACGGGCTTCTTTTCCGGGTCGTGGTCATGGGCCGCACCGTTGGCAGTTCCCTCCGCCATGACCACGGGACTGGCAACGGTTGCGCCGACGGCCAAATGCCATGTCCTCAATCCCAATTGCGCAACCGGTGCCTGTACCGAACGAGAGAAAGAACATCCCCCGGTCGCTCCGCGACCACCTGCCTTCGCCGGAGGCTACAGCAAGGCACGGCCCCCCTCAAGGTGGGACCAAATGCGGCGGTGCGCCGTTGCCGAAGCGGCCATGCGCCTCTGAAATTTCGTGTCAGTGATAGCGCGCAACCCAGTGCGCGTAAGGCGCGGGCAGCGTCGCCCACGATGGGTTCTCGATCCCCAATTCCCTGGCTGCGCGATAGGGCCAATGCGGGTTCACCAAGAAGGGCCGCCCCAACGTAACCAGGTCTATTTTGCCCCCACGAATCAACGCATCGGCCTTCTCCGGCTCCGATGAAAGATACCAGCTTGTCGTGCCCGGCAGGCCGGTTTGCTGTAAAACCTCGTGCGCCGTTTCGACCAGGAAGTTTTCAGCCCATGGAATCCGCGCCTCCGGCGTGTTGAAACCAACCGAAACGTCCACAAAATCCAGCCCCTCTTCCTTCATCCGGCGCAGCAGCGCGACGGCTTCGCGCAGCATGGCCCCGTCATCGCCGAAAAATTCCACCACACTGAGTCGGACCGTCAGCGGCCGATCCAGCGGCCACACTTTGCGCACGGCCACCAGCGTTTCCAGAAGATAACGCGCCCGGTTTTCGGCGCTGCCGCCATAAGCGTCGGTGCGCCGGTTCGAAAGGGGCGAGAAGAAGTTCTGCGCCAGATACCCATGCGCAAAATGCATCTGCATCCACTCGAAACCCGCGTCACGGGCGCGTTCAACGGCCCTCACCGTGTCGGCCTGCACCCGCCGAATGTCTTCCAGCGTCATCTCGCGCGGCACACGCGGCAGGTTGCCGCCAAAGGCGATTGGCGAAGGCGCGATAGTCGTCCAGGAATTCGGCTGCCCCTCCGGAATGTGATTGTCACCCTCCCACGGACGGTTCGCCGAAGCCTTGCGCCCCGCATGGGCGATTTGAATTCCCGGAACCGCGCCCCAGGCCTTGATTTCGGCCGCGATCCCGCTTAACACTTCGGCCTGGTCGTCATTCCACAGGCCCATGTCCCCCCACGTAATGCGCCCTTCCGGTGAAACCGCCGCGGCCTCCACAATGACCAGGCCTGCGCCGCCCCGCGCCATGGAGGCATAGTGGACTTTGTGCCAGTCATTCGCCAGACCATCTTTGGCCATATATTGGCACATCGGCGACACAACAATCCGATTGCGCAGGGTGACGCTTTTCAGTGAATAAGAATCGAACAGACCTGCCATAGTATGACGTCCTTTTTTTGATGCGTTGCGTGAATAACCGATTGTTGCGAACCCATGGAAAGCGGTTCTTTACGCTGGAACCCCATGCACGCCCACTATAGCAGAACTCGCCAAACTAATACTTGTGCGATCCCTTCAGGGTCGGCTAATGGAGTGCCGGGCGGGCGGATGGGACGGATGAAGGGCGGCTATAACTTTTCCACCACGGTGACAGACCACCAGGGGCCGGGGTCGCGTCCGAATAGCGCGGACCAGTACCAGGCGGACACATCGCTCCAGGAACCGGAGAGGGTGTAAATGCGCTCGCGAACCAGGAGCGTTTCGCCGTCCCGGGCGGCCTTGAAGGAGCCCCATAGGCTGCCCCCGGCGTCGCGGTGCGGCGGGGCGGGCTGGACGGCATAGCCCGCACCCCGGAAGCAGTGCGCGGCGGGATGCAGTTTGCGCGTGGACGTGGTGACCCAGCGCATCAGCACACGCCGTTCGCCGTTGTTGAAGGCGGCTATGCGCCCCGGAAAGGCGGCGGCGAAGCGCGCGTCGCGCCCGTCGAGGGGCGTCTCCACCAGGGGCCGGCCCTCGAATGCGGCGGGCCATCCCGGAAAGTCCGCGCCGGCGTGGCGCGGCGCGTCGTCCTTGCCGGCGGTGAGCAGGGGCAGGGCGGCGGCGACGATGCAGGCCAGCAGGTAGGGGGTCACGCGGCGCATGGGCCGGTCCTCCTTCCACCGCGCCGGGCCATCCAGAAGAGCAGCCCCGCCATCTCCGCGAAAAGGAGGAGCCCCACCCCCTCGTGCCCCCACGCGGGCAGGGTGATGAGCCCCGCCCCGGGATAGAACAGCGCGGCGGCCCGCAGTGCGTTCGCCAGCACGAGCAGGACGGCGGCTGCGGCCACCATTTTCAGGGTGCCCCGCCAGCCGTGGCCGAAGAGTCCGGCCAGCGCCAGCGCCATAAAGAGCCCGCCCCAAAGCATCCTCAAACCGCTGCACGGGGCGTCCACGAGAATCAGTTGCCCGCCATAACGCAGGGCGGCGCCCTCGACACCGACCGGCCGGCCCCCGCACCAAAGCACCACCGCCGCAAGGTGTCCCGTCAAAACACGCATGGGATAGCCCAGGAAAAAGTCCAGCGACGGCAGCACGGGCAATGAGAGCGCCAGCAGCCCCCACCCGGCGGGCGGCAGGGGCCGCCAACACCGCAGCGCAAACCCCAGGGACAACACCGCGAACCCGGCCTGAACCAGCATCGGCGCGTGGCGGTGCAGTGCCAAATACGCCGCCAGGGGAATCCAGAGCGGCCACAGCGCGGGTGTGCGGTCCTGTGCGGGATCATGGGGACGGTTCCACAGCAGCACCGCCGCCATGAGCAGGGCGGCGACGCCCCAGCGCTCGTCCGAGGGGTCCGCCAGACGGCGGGCATGCCACACCCACACGGGCCAGAAGGCCGCAAACTGGGCCACAACCACCCATAGGGCGGGGTTTATGCGCGCGTGGAGACGCATGCCCTTCTCCGTGTGGCGCGAAACGCGGCAAAGACTATGACCGCGCACACTGCCAGGAGCAGGATGTCGCGGGGCTCGGGAATCGCGGGAATGCCCTTGTCCGGCGGCGGTGTCAGCCCCGCCTCCAGGTATTGCGCGTCCGTCTCGAGCACCACCGCGCCGGTGGCGGGCGTCACGAGGCGGTAGCGGGCCGCCAGTTCCCCCGCCTGTTTCACCCCTTCCGGTCCCGGTGTCATGCGCAGGCGCGCATACTCGTCCATCGCCCACAACCGTGCCAGATGG encodes:
- a CDS encoding archaeosortase/exosortase family protein, which codes for MRLHARINPALWVVVAQFAAFWPVWVWHARRLADPSDERWGVAALLMAAVLLWNRPHDPAQDRTPALWPLWIPLAAYLALHRHAPMLVQAGFAVLSLGFALRCWRPLPPAGWGLLALSLPVLPSLDFFLGYPMRVLTGHLAAVVLWCGGRPVGVEGAALRYGGQLILVDAPCSGLRMLWGGLFMALALAGLFGHGWRGTLKMVAAAAVLLVLANALRAAALFYPGAGLITLPAWGHEGVGLLLFAEMAGLLFWMARRGGRRTGPCAA
- a CDS encoding NADH:flavin oxidoreductase/NADH oxidase; the encoded protein is MAGLFDSYSLKSVTLRNRIVVSPMCQYMAKDGLANDWHKVHYASMARGGAGLVIVEAAAVSPEGRITWGDMGLWNDDQAEVLSGIAAEIKAWGAVPGIQIAHAGRKASANRPWEGDNHIPEGQPNSWTTIAPSPIAFGGNLPRVPREMTLEDIRRVQADTVRAVERARDAGFEWMQMHFAHGYLAQNFFSPLSNRRTDAYGGSAENRARYLLETLVAVRKVWPLDRPLTVRLSVVEFFGDDGAMLREAVALLRRMKEEGLDFVDVSVGFNTPEARIPWAENFLVETAHEVLQQTGLPGTTSWYLSSEPEKADALIRGGKIDLVTLGRPFLVNPHWPYRAARELGIENPSWATLPAPYAHWVARYH
- a CDS encoding DUF429 domain-containing protein, with the translated sequence MTTVLALDAAWTDKQPTGVALLVGEGCHWRCAALAPSYQSFLGLANGVAVDWNGTFHGSAPDIPALLSAAAQIANTQSVDVVAIDMPVATCPIKGRRISDDAVSKRFGGRKCGTHTPNSVRPGPLGAKLTRDFGGHGFKVATAEVAPGTSGCLIEVYPHPALLRLLDVDERVPYKAGKAGRYWKGTTVPERTRLLLEQFDRILCALGQHIGDIPLRLPRHPEVRCLAHLKKYEDALDALVSGWVAMRYLNGQAEPFGDGTSAIWVPKKGKVC